A genomic window from Lycium barbarum isolate Lr01 chromosome 4, ASM1917538v2, whole genome shotgun sequence includes:
- the LOC132635246 gene encoding vacuolar protein sorting-associated protein 55 homolog isoform X1, which translates to MGDMPGYFRTCFHTGKLACLAMLVSTGIVLQILACALYNNWWPMLTVIMYVILPMPLMFFAGSDTSSLYSESQSCWLDATKFLTGASTVGSVAIPIILKHAGVIGWGAMALELSSFFVFVLSILCYLGTSENDGYSMF; encoded by the exons ATGGGGGACATGCCAGGTTATTTCAGAACATGCTTTCACACAGGGAAGCTTGCGTGTTTGGCAATGTTAGTATCTACAGGGATTGTATTGCAAATACTG GCATGTGCTTTGTACAATAACTGGTGGCCAATGTTGACAG TTATAATGTATGTCATTCTACCTATGCCTTTGATGTTCTTTGCCGGTTCAGATACTTCCAGTCTCTACTCCGAATCTCAAAGCTG TTGGCTAGATGCAACTAAGTTCTTGACTGGAGCATCCACTGTTGGCAGCGTTGCAATTCCGATTATCTTAAAGCATGCTGGTGTAATTGGTTGGGGAGCCATGGCATTGGAGCTCTCATCCTTTTTCGTTTTTGTACTGTCCATCTTGTGTTATCTTGGGACGAGTGAAAACGATGGATATAGTATGTTCTGA
- the LOC132635246 gene encoding vacuolar protein sorting-associated protein 55 homolog isoform X2, whose product MLSHREACVFGNACALYNNWWPMLTVIMYVILPMPLMFFAGSDTSSLYSESQSCWLDATKFLTGASTVGSVAIPIILKHAGVIGWGAMALELSSFFVFVLSILCYLGTSENDGYSMF is encoded by the exons ATGCTTTCACACAGGGAAGCTTGCGTGTTTGGCAAT GCATGTGCTTTGTACAATAACTGGTGGCCAATGTTGACAG TTATAATGTATGTCATTCTACCTATGCCTTTGATGTTCTTTGCCGGTTCAGATACTTCCAGTCTCTACTCCGAATCTCAAAGCTG TTGGCTAGATGCAACTAAGTTCTTGACTGGAGCATCCACTGTTGGCAGCGTTGCAATTCCGATTATCTTAAAGCATGCTGGTGTAATTGGTTGGGGAGCCATGGCATTGGAGCTCTCATCCTTTTTCGTTTTTGTACTGTCCATCTTGTGTTATCTTGGGACGAGTGAAAACGATGGATATAGTATGTTCTGA
- the LOC132635247 gene encoding glycine-rich RNA-binding protein 3, mitochondrial-like codes for MAFFSKAGNILRQAVSKQHINHEISASKPSIFQLIRCMSSSKLFVGGISWNTNDNTLQEAFSKYGEVVEARVIYDRESGRSRGFGFVTFNSDEDASAAIQALDQQELDGRTIRVNVANDRTRGYGGGGGGGFGGGYGGGYGGGGGGNYGASGYGGGGNYGAPAAGYGGSTGGGDANVAGNYGSGENSFGFGTGGGNNFSSGGGFASSGNTDAASNSFTSSFGSSDQLGTDSTSNQAESGDLNSPVGAGEDYRDDNGEPNDYANRA; via the coding sequence ATGGCATTCTTTAGCAAAGCTGGGAACATTCTTAGGCAGGCTGTTAGCAAGCAGCACATCAATCATGAAATATCTGCATCCAAGCCTTCAATTTTTCAACTTATTAGATGCATGTCTTCTTCAAAACTTTTTGTGGGAGGAATCTCATGGAACACGAATGACAACACTCTTCAAGAAGCTTTCAGCAAGTATGGAGAAGTCGTTGAAGCAAGAGTCATTTATGATCGCGAGTCTGGAAGGTCTAGGGGATTTGGCTTTGTTACTTTCAATAGTGATGAGGATGCCAGCGCTGCTATCCAGGCTTTGGACCAACAGGAGCTTGATGGTCGGACGATTAGGGTAAATGTAGCTAATGACAGGACTAGAGGAtacggtggtggtggtggtggagggTTTGGTGGTGGTTATGGCGGTGgttatggtggtggtggtgggggtaATTATGGAGCCTCTGGTTATGGAGGGGGAGGTAATTATGGAGCTCCTGCTGCTGGTTATGGTGGCAGCACAGGTGGTGGTGATGCTAATGTTGCTGGTAATTACGGAAGTGGAGAAAACAGTTTCGGCTTTGGGACAGGTGGTGGTAACAACTTTTCAAGTGGTGGCGGCTTTGCCAGCAGTGGAAACACTGATGCTGCGAGCAACAGTTTCACTAGCAGCTTTGGCAGCAGTGATCAACTTGGCACTGACAGTACCAGCAACCAAGCTGAAAGTGGTGATCTTAATAGCCCTGTTGGTGCAGGTGAAGATTACAGGGATGACAATGGGGAGCCCAATGATTATGCCAACAGAGCCTAA